In a genomic window of Pontibacter liquoris:
- the pepE gene encoding dipeptidase PepE gives MSRDLLLISTSTTHGTGYLEHAQEEIQHLLKGKRSLLFIPYARPGGISHTDYTAKVQEAFAPWEITVTGVHTYDDPVKAVNEAEAVFIGGGNTFVLLRQLYANKLVQPLQQRAGKGMPYMGTSAGTNVAGKTIGTTNDMPVVHVKTFDALQLVPFNINPHYLDPEPDSTHMGETRETRIAEFHQHNRQPVVGLREGSMLRIKGDKIALLGPLPARIFLQGQKPLEFMPGDDIGFLLDAV, from the coding sequence ATGAGCAGAGATCTACTATTAATCAGCACCTCTACCACACATGGCACGGGCTACCTGGAGCATGCCCAAGAGGAGATACAGCACTTACTAAAGGGCAAGCGCAGCCTTTTGTTTATACCCTACGCCCGCCCCGGGGGCATCTCGCACACGGATTATACCGCTAAAGTGCAGGAGGCGTTTGCACCCTGGGAGATCACTGTAACAGGTGTGCACACGTATGATGATCCGGTAAAAGCAGTGAACGAGGCCGAGGCGGTGTTTATAGGTGGCGGCAATACCTTCGTGCTCCTGCGCCAGCTATACGCCAACAAACTGGTGCAGCCCCTGCAGCAGCGTGCAGGCAAGGGGATGCCCTATATGGGCACCAGCGCCGGCACCAACGTGGCCGGCAAAACTATTGGCACCACCAACGACATGCCGGTGGTACACGTCAAGACTTTTGATGCGCTGCAACTGGTGCCTTTCAATATCAACCCCCACTACCTGGACCCGGAGCCCGACTCCACGCACATGGGCGAAACCCGTGAAACCCGGATCGCGGAATTTCATCAGCACAACCGCCAGCCGGTCGTGGGCCTGCGCGAAGGCAGCATGCTGCGGATTAAGGGCGATAAAATAGCGCTGCTGGGGCCGCTACCCGCTCGTATTTTCCTGCAGGGCCAGAAGCCGCTGGAGTTTATGCCCGGCGACGATATCGGCTTTTTGCTGGATGCGGTCTAA
- a CDS encoding vWA domain-containing protein — protein sequence MNKKRITNHESSAMAIWHRTFAAFCFLLILLSAGNTALGQQEKPKPKTRILFLLDASGSMLAKWENSDRMEVAKTLLAHLVDSLQGYDNVEVALRVYGHQFGRERNDCKDTKLEVPFAARNTQAIKSKLQQIVPRGNTPITYSLEQAAGDFPADKSRNVVILITDGLESCAGDPCAMSLALQKKGIFLRPFIIGIGIEPAYEKQLSCIGQYFNAADVQTFENVLTEIVTQTLSQTTVSVELLDDQGKAVETDVNMTFVNALNGQPEYNYVHYLDGKGKPDVLDVDALLPYDLVVNTTPVVIKRSIALQPGKHNVVQVQAPQGTIYLRQNGPSAYGQLAALVRQQGAEQTLHVQVFGNRHKYMAGTYELEILTLPRIYMKGVTVKQGETNTITIPPPGQLAISSQVQGYGSVYSITDSGSQEWVCNIPEENSKITLALQPGKYRFVYRLKSAQASKFTDVQDFTIRSGATTTVKIFNR from the coding sequence ATGAACAAAAAACGAATAACCAACCACGAATCCTCGGCTATGGCTATCTGGCACCGCACCTTTGCAGCATTTTGTTTTTTGTTGATCCTGTTGTCAGCAGGCAATACGGCTTTGGGGCAGCAGGAAAAGCCCAAACCTAAAACGCGTATCCTGTTCTTGCTCGATGCCTCGGGCAGTATGCTAGCTAAGTGGGAAAACAGCGACCGCATGGAAGTGGCCAAAACGCTGCTGGCCCACCTGGTAGATTCGCTGCAGGGCTACGACAATGTAGAAGTGGCGCTACGCGTATACGGCCACCAGTTCGGCCGCGAGCGCAACGACTGCAAAGACACTAAGCTGGAGGTACCGTTCGCGGCCCGCAATACCCAGGCGATTAAAAGCAAACTGCAGCAGATCGTGCCGCGGGGCAACACGCCCATCACTTACTCGCTGGAGCAGGCGGCCGGAGACTTCCCGGCCGACAAATCCCGCAACGTGGTGATCCTGATCACTGATGGGCTGGAGTCCTGCGCAGGAGACCCGTGTGCCATGTCGCTGGCGCTGCAAAAGAAAGGCATCTTTCTGCGCCCTTTCATTATTGGCATCGGCATAGAGCCGGCTTACGAAAAGCAACTGAGCTGCATTGGCCAGTACTTTAATGCCGCCGATGTGCAGACATTTGAAAATGTACTGACCGAGATCGTAACGCAGACGCTGAGCCAGACCACCGTTAGCGTGGAGCTGCTCGATGACCAGGGCAAAGCCGTAGAAACGGACGTGAACATGACGTTTGTAAACGCGCTGAACGGCCAGCCGGAATATAACTACGTGCACTACCTGGACGGCAAAGGCAAGCCCGATGTGCTGGATGTGGATGCGCTGCTGCCGTATGACCTGGTGGTGAACACAACGCCCGTGGTGATAAAACGAAGCATTGCCCTGCAACCCGGCAAGCACAACGTGGTGCAGGTGCAGGCGCCGCAGGGCACCATTTACCTGCGCCAGAACGGGCCTTCTGCTTACGGGCAACTGGCAGCCCTGGTGCGCCAGCAGGGAGCCGAGCAGACCCTGCATGTGCAGGTATTCGGCAACAGGCACAAGTACATGGCCGGCACCTACGAGCTGGAGATTCTGACGCTGCCGCGCATTTATATGAAAGGCGTAACCGTGAAACAAGGCGAGACCAACACAATCACCATCCCGCCGCCGGGGCAACTGGCTATCTCGTCGCAGGTGCAGGGCTACGGCAGCGTGTATAGTATAACCGATAGTGGCAGCCAGGAGTGGGTTTGCAACATACCCGAGGAGAATAGTAAAATAACACTGGCATTGCAGCCAGGTAAGTATAGATTTGTTTATCGCCTCAAGTCCGCCCAGGCGAGTAAGTTTACTGATGTGCAGGATTTCACCATCAGATCGGGCGCAACAACAACCGTAAAAATTTTCAACAGATAA
- a CDS encoding TerB family tellurite resistance protein has translation MFGFFESEETKRLKSHITNLGALAKIDGHLDPAEINFIVSIGKKNGMKASDVRHILSNAEKIEPQLPTNDSDRFDQIYDLVEMMLADGIVDETEMDFCINMAARLGFKKTVVGVLVRKISLGVKDGQSREDIKHEAQSFLNY, from the coding sequence ATGTTTGGTTTTTTTGAAAGCGAAGAGACAAAAAGATTAAAAAGTCATATCACCAATCTGGGTGCCCTTGCCAAAATAGACGGCCACCTGGACCCTGCTGAGATCAATTTTATTGTGTCGATAGGCAAGAAGAATGGTATGAAAGCCAGCGATGTTCGTCATATTTTGTCCAATGCTGAAAAGATTGAGCCACAACTCCCCACCAACGACTCTGACCGCTTCGACCAGATCTATGATTTGGTGGAGATGATGCTGGCCGACGGCATTGTGGACGAAACGGAAATGGATTTCTGTATCAACATGGCCGCCCGCCTTGGCTTTAAAAAGACCGTGGTCGGGGTGCTGGTGCGTAAGATCTCGCTGGGAGTGAAAGACGGGCAGTCGCGCGAAGACATTAAACACGAAGCCCAGTCGTTCCTTAACTATTAA
- a CDS encoding aspartate aminotransferase family protein, producing the protein MSMRQLFLQHQAQTSDFPLMIEVEKAEGVYMYSHEGGRYLDLISGIGVSNVGHRHPRVVAAIQEQLDKYMHLMVYGEFVQAPQAKLAEAICSTLPQRLNNVYLVNSGTEAVEGALKLAKRFTGRTELITFRNAYHGSTQGALSVNGSESFKNAFRPLLPDVRLLTHNVSSDLENITTRTAAVILETVQGEAGVRLPDSSYLQQLRQRCTDVGALLVLDEIQTGFGRTGTFWAFEQFGIEPDILLCAKGMGGGMPIGAFIAPQEIMAVFKNDPILGHLTTFGGHPISCAASLATLQVIRDEHLLAGVAEKAALFRQLLVHPRIKSIRHCGLLMAAEFESFQVLKAVIDRAILNGVLTDWFLFCDNSMRIAPPLTITEEQIKEACDVILRSIDEVVG; encoded by the coding sequence ATTTCGATGAGGCAATTGTTTCTGCAGCACCAGGCGCAGACATCAGATTTTCCGCTGATGATAGAAGTTGAGAAAGCCGAGGGCGTATACATGTATAGCCACGAGGGCGGGCGCTACCTGGATCTGATTTCGGGTATTGGGGTGAGCAACGTTGGCCACCGACACCCGCGGGTAGTGGCAGCCATTCAGGAGCAACTGGATAAATACATGCACCTGATGGTGTATGGCGAGTTTGTGCAGGCCCCGCAGGCTAAGCTGGCAGAAGCTATTTGCAGCACCCTGCCGCAGCGCCTCAACAACGTATACCTTGTAAACTCAGGAACCGAGGCAGTAGAAGGGGCTCTTAAGCTGGCCAAGCGCTTTACCGGCCGCACCGAGCTGATCACTTTCCGCAATGCCTATCATGGCTCCACACAGGGAGCATTATCTGTAAACGGCAGCGAAAGTTTCAAGAATGCTTTCAGGCCGCTGTTGCCTGATGTGCGCCTGCTGACGCATAATGTCTCGTCGGACCTGGAAAATATAACCACCCGCACGGCTGCTGTTATCCTTGAAACCGTGCAGGGCGAAGCCGGCGTGCGCCTGCCGGATAGCAGTTATCTGCAGCAATTGCGCCAGCGGTGCACCGACGTCGGCGCCCTGCTGGTCCTGGATGAGATCCAGACCGGGTTTGGCCGCACCGGCACGTTCTGGGCTTTTGAGCAGTTCGGCATCGAGCCCGATATTCTGCTTTGTGCCAAAGGAATGGGCGGCGGCATGCCGATCGGGGCCTTTATTGCACCGCAGGAGATCATGGCCGTATTCAAGAACGATCCCATCCTGGGCCACCTGACCACGTTTGGCGGGCACCCCATCTCGTGTGCTGCCTCGCTGGCAACCCTGCAGGTTATCCGCGACGAGCACCTGCTGGCAGGCGTAGCCGAAAAGGCAGCCCTGTTCAGGCAGTTGCTGGTGCACCCGCGCATTAAAAGCATCCGGCACTGCGGCCTGCTGATGGCAGCCGAATTTGAATCCTTCCAGGTACTCAAAGCCGTGATTGACCGTGCGATCCTCAATGGCGTGCTCACCGACTGGTTCCTGTTCTGCGACAACTCCATGCGTATTGCCCCGCCCCTCACCATCACCGAAGAGCAGATAAAAGAAGCGTGTGACGTGATCTTGCGCTCCATCGACGAAGTAGTGGGCTGA
- a CDS encoding SLC13 family permease: MEIALVLTLLVIAVILFATEKMPVEIVTLLMLIILASTRIITAEEAFAGFSSDFIIIIASIFILSAALEETGILDFVVIRLARLARKSSSLMLLVVMMITGFVSAFMNNTTVTAMFVTPLVGLSRRINQSTSKLLMPLAYAAILGGTCSLIGTSTNVAVSGYIAKVGLAPVGLFEITGIGTVIFLVGLVYMLTVGQRMLPNRDDQQLTEEYKLQRYLTEIVVLPDSPLDGQLVFASDLASLNFRMLNIIRGKENFLPDFRTRINIGDVLLVEGDLENLIKVKETKGIQIMADVILERDLQSDNIKLAELLIVRQSDLIGRTVKEINFLQRYGLVVIAISRHGETLRSKIGSIHLQLGDLLLVQGSSERLAQLRTTDNVALLDEFEPVLYKKRKGIIAISCFVVGILLGTMQVLPLSIAFLLAAMCSIIFRCISADKAYKAIDFRLLVLIGGMTAFGTAMENSGAADFLAHGIVSLVGDFGKLAVLGGFVVLTVLLTQPMSNAAAALVVVPVALRAATELHADPRAFAIAIMLAASVSLVTPFEPACILVYSPGKYKFRDFLRIGTPLTVLLVLVILFLVPVFWPL, from the coding sequence ATGGAAATAGCCTTGGTGCTAACCCTGCTGGTTATAGCAGTGATTCTTTTTGCGACCGAAAAGATGCCGGTTGAGATCGTGACGCTCCTGATGCTCATCATCCTGGCTAGTACCCGTATCATAACGGCTGAAGAGGCATTTGCAGGGTTCAGCAGCGATTTTATCATTATTATCGCCTCTATTTTTATACTTAGCGCCGCCCTGGAAGAAACAGGTATCCTGGATTTTGTCGTCATCCGGCTGGCCCGGCTGGCCCGGAAAAGCTCCAGCCTGATGCTGCTCGTCGTGATGATGATCACCGGCTTTGTTTCTGCCTTTATGAACAATACCACCGTAACGGCCATGTTCGTGACGCCCCTGGTAGGGCTTTCCCGCCGCATCAATCAAAGTACTTCCAAGCTCCTCATGCCCCTGGCGTATGCAGCTATACTTGGCGGCACCTGCTCGCTGATCGGCACCTCTACCAACGTGGCCGTGAGCGGCTATATTGCCAAAGTGGGCTTAGCCCCGGTGGGACTGTTCGAGATTACTGGTATCGGCACGGTTATCTTTTTAGTAGGCCTGGTATACATGCTCACCGTCGGCCAGCGCATGCTCCCCAACCGCGATGACCAGCAACTGACCGAAGAGTATAAATTACAGCGCTACCTGACCGAGATCGTGGTGCTGCCGGATTCGCCGCTAGACGGGCAGCTGGTGTTTGCCTCCGATCTGGCATCGCTTAACTTCCGGATGCTCAACATTATCCGGGGCAAAGAAAACTTTCTGCCCGACTTCCGTACCCGCATCAACATCGGCGATGTGCTGCTGGTGGAGGGCGACCTGGAAAACCTCATCAAGGTAAAAGAAACCAAGGGCATCCAGATCATGGCCGATGTGATTCTGGAACGGGACCTGCAATCAGACAATATCAAGCTGGCCGAATTGCTGATCGTGCGCCAGTCGGACCTGATCGGCCGCACGGTAAAGGAGATCAACTTTTTGCAGCGCTATGGCCTGGTCGTAATTGCCATTTCCCGGCACGGCGAAACTTTACGCTCCAAAATTGGCAGTATCCACCTGCAACTCGGTGATCTGCTGCTGGTGCAGGGTTCTTCTGAACGACTTGCTCAATTGCGCACCACCGACAATGTGGCACTGCTGGATGAATTTGAGCCCGTGTTATATAAAAAGCGCAAAGGTATTATCGCCATTTCCTGCTTTGTAGTAGGCATTTTATTGGGCACCATGCAGGTACTGCCGCTTTCTATTGCTTTTTTGCTGGCGGCCATGTGCAGCATCATTTTCCGCTGCATCAGCGCGGATAAAGCCTACAAAGCGATCGACTTCAGGCTGCTGGTGCTGATTGGCGGGATGACAGCCTTTGGTACTGCCATGGAAAACTCTGGTGCTGCTGATTTTCTGGCCCATGGCATTGTGAGCCTGGTCGGCGATTTTGGGAAGCTGGCTGTGCTGGGGGGCTTTGTTGTCCTGACGGTGCTGCTGACACAGCCTATGTCGAATGCCGCTGCCGCGCTGGTGGTAGTACCCGTTGCCCTGCGTGCCGCCACCGAGCTGCACGCCGACCCACGAGCGTTTGCCATTGCCATTATGCTGGCGGCCTCGGTGTCGCTGGTAACGCCTTTTGAACCTGCTTGTATCCTGGTTTACAGCCCTGGCAAGTATAAGTTCCGGGACTTCTTAAGGATAGGCACCCCTCTCACTGTGCTCCTTGTCTTAGTTATATTATTCCTGGTACCCGTCTTCTGGCCCTTGTAA
- a CDS encoding polysaccharide deacetylase family protein → MRFKRILPFLLCLYSISVSAQSWHKKKCAVVLTYDDALNVHLDKVVPALDSLQLKGTFFLIGSSQAFTHRLDEWKKVAANKHELANHSLFHPCNGSLPGRSFVTSDYDLATYSVRRMTDEIKATNVLLHAVDGKTERTYAYPCGDLTINGMPYLDPVKGEFVAARGVQGQMVQKDKANRYNIGSYMINGQSGDELIALVKQAMKTNTMVVFLFHGVGGEHSLNVSLEAHSKLLHFLKAHEKEIWNTTFLDAAKYMNTTQAGK, encoded by the coding sequence ATGCGCTTTAAGAGAATTCTGCCGTTTCTGCTCTGCTTGTATAGTATAAGTGTAAGTGCCCAAAGCTGGCATAAAAAGAAATGTGCTGTGGTGCTGACTTACGATGACGCCCTGAACGTGCACCTGGATAAGGTGGTGCCGGCGCTGGATTCGCTGCAGTTGAAGGGCACCTTTTTCCTCATCGGCTCTTCGCAGGCCTTTACCCATCGCCTGGACGAGTGGAAAAAGGTAGCAGCCAACAAGCATGAACTGGCCAACCATTCGCTGTTTCACCCCTGTAACGGCAGCCTGCCGGGCCGAAGCTTTGTAACTTCGGATTATGACCTGGCCACCTATTCTGTTCGCCGAATGACAGATGAGATAAAAGCCACCAATGTACTGCTGCATGCCGTTGATGGTAAAACCGAGCGGACGTATGCCTATCCCTGCGGCGATCTGACCATAAATGGCATGCCTTATCTCGATCCGGTAAAAGGAGAATTTGTGGCTGCCCGTGGCGTGCAGGGGCAAATGGTGCAAAAGGACAAGGCAAATCGCTATAATATCGGCAGTTATATGATCAACGGGCAGTCGGGCGACGAGCTCATTGCGCTGGTAAAGCAGGCCATGAAAACAAACACCATGGTGGTGTTCCTTTTTCATGGCGTTGGCGGCGAGCACTCCCTAAATGTGTCACTGGAAGCCCATAGCAAGCTGTTGCATTTCCTCAAAGCACATGAAAAGGAGATCTGGAATACGACCTTCCTGGATGCTGCCAAGTATATGAATACAACCCAGGCAGGCAAATAG
- a CDS encoding MBL fold metallo-hydrolase, translating into MEASARKSHPTIQESFPAAPGVWGVKTAFVNLYFIAEPDGSWVLVDAGLYGYKQKIKKAVVELFGEDARPRAILLTHGHFDHIGSLRELAAEWRVPVYAHPLEFPYLTGKSNYPPPDASVGGGGMAYMAFMYPKKPIDVSNNLELLPPDGSVPGLPSWRWLHTPGHTAGHVSFFRESDRTLVAGDAFITRDGESLAAVLSQKRKVHGPPAYFTSDWGAAQHSVELLADLNPEIAATGHGLPMRGKELQSQLYQLVQDFWMVAVPDHGRYVHEPAVTDEMGVVSVPPPVSNPVPKVLAVAGAVALAGIALAALRNRKAAKHPRYAASGAFREQEAKPLQHRPFSHNRVATGLPPDIDPNYDDPNGHTNNYP; encoded by the coding sequence ATGGAGGCATCTGCAAGAAAATCCCATCCCACCATCCAGGAGTCCTTTCCTGCAGCTCCGGGGGTATGGGGCGTAAAAACCGCATTCGTAAACCTGTATTTCATCGCGGAGCCCGATGGTTCCTGGGTGCTGGTGGATGCAGGACTTTACGGGTATAAGCAAAAGATAAAAAAAGCGGTGGTGGAACTGTTTGGCGAAGATGCCAGGCCCCGGGCCATCCTGCTCACCCACGGCCATTTTGACCATATCGGGTCGCTGCGCGAGCTGGCAGCCGAGTGGCGCGTTCCGGTGTATGCGCACCCGCTGGAGTTTCCTTACCTGACGGGCAAATCCAATTACCCGCCGCCCGATGCTAGTGTGGGCGGAGGCGGTATGGCGTACATGGCGTTTATGTACCCCAAAAAGCCGATCGATGTAAGCAATAACCTGGAACTGCTGCCTCCGGATGGCAGTGTACCGGGTTTACCTTCGTGGCGCTGGCTGCATACGCCGGGGCATACGGCCGGGCACGTCTCCTTTTTCAGGGAGAGCGACCGCACGCTGGTAGCCGGTGATGCCTTTATTACGCGTGATGGCGAATCGCTGGCCGCTGTGCTCTCGCAGAAACGAAAAGTGCATGGCCCGCCGGCGTATTTTACCTCCGACTGGGGCGCCGCGCAACATTCTGTGGAATTACTGGCTGACTTAAATCCTGAAATAGCCGCTACCGGCCACGGTTTGCCCATGCGGGGAAAAGAGCTGCAATCGCAACTCTACCAGCTGGTGCAGGACTTCTGGATGGTGGCCGTGCCGGACCATGGCCGGTATGTGCATGAACCCGCCGTGACGGATGAAATGGGGGTTGTTTCGGTACCTCCGCCGGTGAGTAACCCAGTGCCCAAAGTACTGGCTGTAGCTGGCGCCGTAGCGCTGGCCGGCATCGCCCTGGCAGCGCTACGCAACCGAAAAGCCGCCAAGCATCCTCGGTATGCCGCGAGCGGGGCTTTTCGCGAGCAGGAGGCAAAGCCGCTACAGCACCGGCCCTTCTCGCATAACCGTGTTGCTACTGGTCTTCCGCCTGATATTGACCCGAACTACGATGACCCGAATGGCCATACAAATAATTATCCCTGA
- a CDS encoding transketolase family protein codes for MKDFPYTESKDTRSGFGAGLHELGRTNPDVVALCADLTGSLKMDAFKKDFPERFFQVGIAEANMMGLAAGMTIGGKIPFTGTFANFSTGRVYDQIRQSIAYSGKNVKICASHAGLTLGEDGATHQILEDLGMMRMLPHMAVINPCDYNQTKAATIAIAAYEGPVYLRFGRPVVPNFTPADQKFEIGKAVMLNEGTDVSIIATGHLVWKAILAGHILAEKGISAEIINIHTIKPLDEAAILASVAKTGCVVSAEEHNRLGGLGDSIAQVLVKNRPAPQEYVAVNDSFGESGTPEQLMEKYGLSEQDIVAAAERAIARK; via the coding sequence ATGAAAGACTTCCCCTACACCGAGAGTAAAGATACCCGTTCCGGTTTCGGCGCCGGCCTGCACGAGCTTGGCCGCACCAACCCCGACGTAGTGGCCCTTTGTGCCGATTTGACCGGCTCCCTTAAAATGGATGCCTTCAAAAAAGATTTCCCGGAGCGCTTCTTCCAGGTAGGTATCGCCGAAGCCAACATGATGGGCCTGGCCGCCGGCATGACCATCGGAGGCAAGATCCCCTTTACCGGTACGTTCGCCAACTTCTCTACCGGCCGCGTATATGACCAGATCCGCCAGTCGATTGCCTACTCAGGCAAGAACGTTAAGATCTGCGCCTCCCATGCCGGCCTGACGCTGGGCGAAGACGGTGCCACGCACCAGATTCTGGAAGACCTGGGCATGATGCGCATGCTGCCGCACATGGCCGTAATCAATCCTTGCGACTATAACCAGACCAAAGCCGCTACTATTGCCATTGCCGCTTACGAAGGGCCGGTATACCTGCGCTTTGGCCGCCCGGTGGTGCCTAACTTCACTCCTGCCGATCAGAAGTTTGAAATTGGGAAAGCGGTGATGCTGAACGAAGGTACCGACGTGAGCATTATCGCCACCGGCCACCTGGTGTGGAAAGCCATCCTTGCCGGCCATATCCTGGCTGAAAAAGGCATCTCGGCCGAGATCATTAACATTCATACCATCAAGCCGCTCGACGAAGCAGCTATACTTGCCTCTGTGGCTAAGACCGGCTGCGTGGTATCGGCTGAAGAGCACAACCGTTTGGGCGGTCTGGGCGACAGCATCGCGCAGGTGCTGGTAAAGAACAGACCGGCTCCGCAGGAATATGTTGCCGTGAACGACTCGTTTGGAGAGTCTGGTACGCCGGAGCAGCTCATGGAGAAGTATGGCCTCTCCGAGCAGGACATCGTAGCCGCCGCCGAACGCGCTATCGCCCGTAAATAA
- a CDS encoding RNA polymerase sigma factor: MEDKELLAKFAHPESRNLAFNQLVRKYQQKVYWHIRKMVIDHEDADDLTQEVFIKVWKNLETFRQDAKLYTWLYRIATNECLTFLSSKKRKFFLPLHDVTAELIQKVEASPELAGDEIQLKLQKAILRLPDKQRLVFNMKYFDELKYEEISEILGTSVGALKASYHIAVKKIEEYIQQD, from the coding sequence TTGGAAGACAAAGAGCTTTTAGCCAAATTCGCCCACCCCGAAAGCCGCAACCTGGCTTTTAACCAGCTTGTCCGGAAGTACCAGCAGAAAGTATACTGGCACATCCGCAAGATGGTGATCGACCATGAAGATGCCGACGACCTGACCCAGGAAGTCTTTATCAAAGTATGGAAGAACCTGGAGACCTTCCGCCAGGATGCCAAGCTGTATACCTGGCTTTACCGCATCGCCACCAACGAGTGCCTGACCTTTCTGTCGAGTAAAAAAAGAAAATTTTTCCTGCCCCTGCACGATGTAACGGCCGAGCTCATCCAGAAAGTGGAAGCATCGCCGGAGCTTGCCGGTGACGAGATTCAGCTCAAGCTACAAAAAGCGATTCTGCGCTTGCCCGACAAGCAGCGCCTGGTCTTTAACATGAAATATTTTGATGAGCTCAAGTATGAGGAGATTTCCGAGATACTGGGCACGTCTGTGGGTGCGTTAAAGGCCTCTTATCATATCGCTGTAAAAAAAATAGAAGAATATATACAACAGGATTAA
- a CDS encoding DUF885 domain-containing protein, producing the protein MKNIPLALYTSLALGAASAWGCTRTTEPSESIAIVLQDENLETLFRNYFEDRLKLFPLEATAIADNRYNDKLPNDISQAYKQQVRDFYRNYLNQINKIDRQVLNEQQRTSYDIFKYEMKMALEGLDQPTELLPLNQFWGLPITMGQLGSGAGNQPFKTPRDYRNFLGRIQAFQVWGDTAVANMRRGMAAGIVLPRALTLKVLPQLQAMVVDDPTKIIFWEPIKHMPASFTAQQKDSLTRAYTIAIKEQVIPTYRKLHDFMLYEYLPKSRTTSGISSVPGGEAYYQYLVRYWTTTNITPDEIYETGLKEVARIRAEMEQVKQQVGFKGDLKAFFKYVNTDPQFMPFKKPADVLAAFEQIHQREQPQLNKLFGLQPRSKFEIRQTEAFRAASASAEYSPPAPDGSRPGIFYVPILDATKYNKVGMEALFLHEAIPGHHYQISLQQEQEGLPQFRQYAWYGAFGEGWALYSESLGKELGLYTDPYQYFGRLGEEMHRAIRLVVDVGIHTKGWSRERAIQYSLDNELTSEEAATAEIERYMAIPGQALSYKIGELKFKELRQRAQQELGDKFSISAFHDEILKGGVMPLEVLERRMDEWIMQQKKF; encoded by the coding sequence ATGAAAAATATTCCGCTGGCTTTATATACTTCCCTGGCGCTGGGCGCTGCAAGTGCCTGGGGCTGTACCCGCACCACGGAGCCCTCTGAAAGCATCGCCATTGTGTTACAGGACGAAAACCTCGAAACGCTTTTCCGGAATTACTTTGAAGACCGCCTGAAGCTGTTTCCGCTGGAAGCTACTGCCATTGCCGATAACCGCTACAACGACAAGCTGCCAAACGACATCAGCCAGGCCTACAAACAGCAGGTGCGTGATTTTTACCGCAACTACCTCAACCAGATCAACAAAATAGACCGGCAGGTGCTAAATGAGCAGCAGCGCACCAGCTACGATATTTTTAAGTATGAGATGAAAATGGCGCTGGAGGGGCTTGACCAACCTACCGAGCTGCTGCCGCTGAACCAGTTCTGGGGGCTGCCCATCACCATGGGGCAGCTGGGGTCCGGTGCCGGGAATCAGCCCTTTAAAACACCCCGGGATTACCGCAACTTTCTGGGCCGCATCCAGGCCTTTCAGGTATGGGGCGATACGGCGGTGGCCAACATGCGCCGCGGTATGGCAGCCGGCATTGTGCTACCCCGCGCCCTGACGCTGAAAGTACTGCCGCAGCTGCAGGCCATGGTGGTGGACGACCCGACCAAGATCATTTTCTGGGAGCCCATCAAACATATGCCGGCAAGCTTTACCGCGCAGCAAAAAGACAGCCTCACGCGGGCCTATACTATTGCTATTAAAGAGCAGGTGATCCCGACCTACCGCAAGCTGCACGACTTTATGCTGTACGAATACCTGCCCAAGAGCCGCACAACTTCGGGTATCAGCAGCGTTCCCGGCGGGGAGGCCTATTACCAATACCTGGTGCGCTACTGGACCACGACCAACATAACGCCGGACGAGATCTATGAAACCGGACTGAAGGAAGTGGCCCGCATCCGGGCCGAGATGGAGCAGGTAAAACAGCAGGTCGGTTTCAAGGGCGATCTGAAAGCCTTTTTTAAGTATGTGAACACCGATCCGCAGTTTATGCCTTTCAAAAAGCCGGCCGATGTACTAGCTGCCTTTGAACAGATACACCAACGGGAGCAGCCGCAGCTGAACAAGCTATTCGGTCTTCAGCCCCGGTCAAAGTTCGAGATCCGGCAAACGGAGGCTTTCCGGGCCGCATCGGCCAGCGCCGAGTATAGCCCGCCGGCACCGGACGGCTCCCGGCCCGGCATTTTTTACGTGCCCATTCTGGATGCCACCAAGTATAACAAAGTAGGCATGGAGGCGCTGTTTTTGCATGAAGCCATTCCAGGTCATCATTACCAGATCTCGCTGCAGCAGGAGCAGGAAGGGCTGCCGCAGTTCCGGCAATATGCCTGGTACGGTGCGTTTGGCGAAGGCTGGGCCCTGTATTCCGAAAGTCTGGGCAAAGAGCTGGGCCTGTATACCGACCCTTACCAGTATTTTGGCCGGTTGGGCGAAGAGATGCACCGCGCCATCCGGCTGGTAGTGGATGTGGGCATCCATACCAAAGGCTGGTCGCGGGAGCGCGCTATCCAGTACTCGCTGGATAATGAGCTGACCAGCGAAGAAGCCGCCACCGCCGAGATCGAACGCTACATGGCCATTCCGGGGCAGGCGCTTTCCTACAAAATAGGGGAGTTGAAGTTCAAGGAACTTCGCCAGCGGGCACAGCAGGAGCTGGGCGATAAATTCAGCATCAGCGCCTTCCACGACGAAATTCTGAAAGGCGGTGTCATGCCTTTGGAAGTGCTGGAACGCCGCATGGATGAGTGGATCATGCAGCAAAAGAAATTCTGA